A single region of the Lotus japonicus ecotype B-129 chromosome 4, LjGifu_v1.2 genome encodes:
- the LOC130713120 gene encoding uncharacterized protein LOC130713120, with product MAVDDLDQQELPVEVEHETGTEISAPKVSLNALHGDSISLNALEGDSQYPMMRLTGWLGKKRIFLLIDTGSTHNFINQKFCHEGLRKLQCLQPMKVTVADGGIIQGSGWCGGITWKMQGYTFTDDAIAILLSSCDLILGMKWLRQWGTISWDFTNLIMEFAMGKEMVKLQAMEEKENKLVSAAKLHHMVGEDKFSYLLQILPCSREVSCCTLKTKGSLDSGLTVQGRDVELQAHEEAILQDYGDVFEEPVELPPFRGIHDHKIILKEGSNPISLRPYRYPPAQKKDVIDKMMKELLESGVIQPSSSPFASPIVIVKKKDGSWRMCMDYRKLNDMTVKAKFPIPFVEDLLDELRGAKVFSKLDLRAGYHQLRMRPEDVEKTTFQTHSGQYEYVVMPFGLTNAPSTFQGAMNAIFAPYLRKSVLIFFDDILVYSATIEDHVQHLREVFEVLKKHSFYAKRVNVLFSLL from the coding sequence ATGGCAGTGGATGATCTTGATCAACAGGAACTTCCTGTAGAGGTGGAGCATGAAACTGGAACAGAGATAAGTGCTCCTAAGGTTTCTCTTAATGCTTTGCATGGTGACTCTATTTCTCTCAATGCCTTAGAGGGTGATTCCCAATATCCTATGATGCGGTTAACTGGTTGGTTAGGCAAAAAGaggatttttttattaatagatACAGGAAGCACTCATAATttcattaatcaaaaattctgtCATGAGGGTTTAAGAAAGCTTCAATGCTTACAACCAATGAAAGTAACAGTAGCAGATGGGGGAATTATACAAGGTTCTGGCTGGTGTGGGGGAATTACTTGGAAGATGCAAGGATACACTTTTACTGATGATGCAATAGCTATTCTTCTAAGTAGTTGTGATCTCATTTTGGGTATGAAATGGCTTAGACAATGGGGAACTATTTCTTGGGACTTTACCAATTTAATAATGGAGTTTGCTATGGGGAAGGAAATGGTCAAGTTGCAGGCTATGGAAGAAAAGGAGAACAAACTAGTTTCTGCTGCTAAATTGCACCACATGGTAGGGGAGGATAAATTCAGTTATTTGCTACAGATCCTTCCTTGTTCCAGAGAGGTATCTTGTTGCACTCTCAAGACTAAGGGGTCATTAGATTCTGGGTTAACTGTGCAAGGGAGAGATGTGGAGCTGCAGGCTCATGAGGAAGCCATTTTGCAAGATTATGGTGATGTGTTTGAGGAACCTGTTGAGTTACCACCTTTCAGGGGCATCCATGATCATAAGATCATATTAAAAGAAGGGTCAAATCCCATTTCTCTCAGGCCTTATAGATACCCTCCTGCACAAAAAAAGGATGTCATAGATAAAATGATGAAAGAATTGCTTGAGTCAGGGGTAATTCAACCTAGCTCTTCTCCTTTTGCTTCTCCAATTGTtatagtcaagaagaaggatggtAGCTGGAGAATGTGTATGGACTATAGGAAGCTCAATGATATGACTGTGAAAGCAAAGTTTCCCATTCCATTCGTGGAAGACTTATTGGATGAATTAAGGGGAGCTAAAGTTTTTTCTAAATTGGATTTAAGGGCTGGTTATCATCAGCTGAGAATGAGACCTGAGGATGTGGAGAAAACAACATTTCAAACACACTCAGGGCAATATGAGTATGTTGTCATGCCATTTGGTCTTACAAATGCTCCCTCAACTTTCCAAGGAGCCATGAATGCTATATTTGCTCCATATttgaggaagagtgtgcttatATTCTTTGATGATATCTTAGTGTATAGTGCTACTATTGAGGACCATGTCCAGCACTTGAGAGAAGTCTTTGAAGTCCTTAAGAAGCATTCATTCTACGCAAAAAGAGTAAATGTGCTTTTTTCACTCCTGTGA